The stretch of DNA CATTAACACGTGATTATATTAAGGAAAAAGGGTATGGGCAATACTTTGGGCACTCTACAGGTCACGGTATCGGATTAGATGTACATGAAGCACCGTCATTATCCTTTAAATCAAATACTGTACTTGAACCAGGCATGGTCGTTACAGTTGAGCCTGGAATATACATTTCAGGTCTCGGCGGTGTTCGAATCGAAGATGATATTGTCATTACAGACAGTGGAAACAAGATTTTGTCTAAGTCATCAAAAGAATTAATAACATTATAAAAAGATACAGGAGGAATAGAAATGATTTCAGTAAATGATTTTCGTACAGGTTTAACAATTGAAGTGGATGGAGGAATTTGGCAAGTTATTGAATTCCAACACGTAAAACCAGGGAAAGGTGCTGCGTTTGTACGTTCTAAACTTCGTAATCTTCGTACGGGTGCGATTCAAGAAAAAACGTTCCGTGCTGGTGAAAAAGTTGGTAAAGCACATATTGAAAATCGTAAGATGCAATATCTCTATGCAAATGGTGATATGCATGCATTTATGGATAATGAAACATATGAGCAAATCGAACTTCCAAGTTCTAGACTACAGGAAGAATTAAAATTTATTAAAGAAAACATGGAAGTAAATATCCTTTCGTACGAAAGCGAAGTGATCGGTGTAGACCTTCCGAATTCTGTTGAACTTGTTGTAACTGAAACAGAGCCAGGAGTAAAAGGTGATACAGCTCAAGGTGCAACAAAACCAGCAACATTAGAAACAGGACATACGGTGATGGTACCTTTATTCATTAATAAAGGGGAAACACTCGTTATTAATACGACTGATGGTAAATATGTGTCTCGTGCATAGTTAACTAATTTCATCTCTCAAGTGAAGCATCGAGTGTTTCATTTGAGGGATGTTTTTATATTTAGAAAGATTTCCATTTGAGTGATTTCGATCCTCTATGAATAATGGTTAATTGAATAGGAGGGAATACAATGGAACAAGATGGGCGTAATCGAAACAATATCGTTCCTGGGAAAGAAGTCGATATTGTCTTGAAAAAGGATCAAAAAACTGGAAAGTTAACGAGGGGTATCGTTAAGGACTTATTGACGAATTCAGCATTTCATCCTCACGGTATTAAGGTTAGGTTACAGGATGGACAAGTTGGTAGAGTGAAATCAATAATACTAGAATGAGAAAAACTTCAAATGAAGTTAATTGATTTAAGGATGACACATATATCTTATGTGTCATCCTTTTTTTGTAAGAATAACTTTCATTTAAAGTTGTTGCGTTTAGATTACTTTACAATTGGGTTTATAAGCTAGTTTATCACTGATAGTAAACAAAACTAGTCTAACCAATAGTTTAATGCTTGTGTAAAGTCGGTGAATTTCTTACGTAAGAAAAAAAGCTATCAATAATTAAATTGATAGCAGAGAAAGGGTCTATGAGAGAAAAGGGGGATATGAAAATAGTATGTCCATTAGTTTGCATTTTTAAACGATATAGAAATTAAATTTTAAATTGTAATTATTTCGCAATTTGTTGTTTGTTACAAGAAGTTTTGAATTAGTGGACAAACATTCTTTATGTCCAACATATAGTTGATTAATGGAAGAGAAAAGGGGTGATTCAATCTAGTGGACAAGTTCTTTGAAACAACAATTATCATGATGGCATCATTAAGGTTTTTGTCTTCATTCATAGAATTTGGAGCAGCATGTTTATTTTTATACTTTAATGATGTAAAAAAAGCCCTGGTCATTAATACGTTGTTAGCGGGAGTTGGTCCAGTGATTTTATTGCTTACTATGATGGTAGGACTATATGCGATAGCTGATCAATTCTCTCTGCAAAAACTCTCTCTAATCTTCTTGGGAATCGGGTGTATTCTATGGGCTGTTATTAAATAAGTGTATTGTCTTCATACAGTCATAATGTAGTCCAGCATGCATACATTTGAAACAAGCACTTTTTAAAGTAAAAGGAGGGCAGGCATGGAAGAAGCAGTTATGTTGTTATCGGAATCCCTTCAAAGACAGGTGAACATGCTCTCTATAACAGAACGTAATCAGATCGAAGAGATTCGAATACGAATTCATCGTCCATTAGAAGTTGTTATTAATGGAAAGCCGTATTATCCAGATATTCAAACTGTTGTACAGTACGAAGAAGTGAATCGATTTCTCAATAAGGTTAGCAAGTATTCTTTATATACATTAGAAGAGGAGTTAAGGCGAGGGTTTATTACGATAAAAGGCGGCCATCGTGTAGGTATTGCTGGAAAAGTTATTACTGAAGGAGGTGTAGTAAAAGCTGTAAGAGATGTCACATCTTTTAATATTCGAATTGCTAGAGAGAAGATTGGAGTTGCATCACGATTAATTCCATATTTATATGATGGAAGATGGAAAAACACGTTATTAATTGGTCCTCCTAAAAGTGGGAAAACAACGATATTAAGAGATTTGGCAAGGTTAATTAGTACAGGAGATGATAGAAATAGAATCAAAGCCTTAAATGTAGGTATTGTTGATGAACGCTCAGAGATTGCAGGGTGTGTGAATGGCGTTCCGCAACATACATTTGGGATTCGTTTGGATGTTTTAGATGGTTGTCCAAAGGCGGAGGGGATGATGATGATGATTCGTTCAATGAGTCCGCAAGTGTTAATTGTTGATGAAATTGGAAGGCATGAAGATGTTGAGGCTATCTTAGATGCTATGCATACAGGTATTCACATTATTGTAACAGCACATGGATTTGATATAAATGATGTGAAATCACGTCCTAACTTCGAAGCATTATTTTCTAATGGAGTATTTGACCGTTATATTGAATTATCTGCACGTAATGGAGCAGGAACAATAGAGACGGTTCGTAATAAGAATGAACAGGTTTGCAAAAGAGTGCTGGAAGTGACTACATGATTAAGATTATAGGGGCACTTACTATCTTATTATGTTCAACATGGGTTGGGTTTGAAACAGCACGACGATTAAGTGAACGCCCTAGACAGCTTCGGCAATTGAAGGCAGCGTTGCAAGCTCTTGAAGCAGAAATTATGTTTGGCCATCTGCCTGTTGCTGAAGCCTGTATAAGAATTGCTAATCAAACTCCTAAGCCATTTAAATGGTTCTTTGATCGATTTGCAAAGCGCTTACAAGAAGAAGAGACAGCATCATTGCAAGAAGTTTGGATATATTCACTGAAAGAAGTGTGGAGAATGACGGCTCTTACTGATAGTGAATTTGAGATTTTAAGACAGTTCGGTGAAACGCTTGGAAAGCATGATAAGCTATCTCAAAAAAAACATATCCAACTTGCGCTTGTGCACTTAGAACGTGAAGAAGAAGAAGCAAGAGTTCGCCAACAAAAGTATGAAAAAATGGTTAAAAGTCTCTGTTTTCTAATGGGGTTATTGTTAGTCATTCTGCTCATGTAAGAGGATTGGGGGAAAGTGAATGGCGATCGATGTAAATATCATTTTTCAAATCGCCGGAATTGGTATTGTTGTGGCAATGATTCATACAGTGTTAAAAACAATGGGAAAAGGAGATTGGGCAGATTGGGTGACACTAATCGGATTTGTAGTTGTATTGTATATGGTTGCTACGATCGTTGATGATCTATTTCAAAAAATTAAAGGTGTATTCTTATTCCAAGGTTAAGGGAGGGACAGGCGATTGAAATAATTCAAATAGTAGGAATTGGTCTTGTTGCAACTTTTTTAGCATTAATCCTAAAAGAACAAAAAGCTTCGTTCGCCTCCCTACTCGTAGTCTTCGTCAGTGTTGCAATCTTTCTGTTTCTAATAGAAAAAGTATATGAAATTATTCACATGCTTGAAACATTAGCAATCTCAGCAAATATAAACATGATCTATGTGGAAACGATTTTGAAAATTATTGGTATTGCTTACATTGCAGAGTTTGGCGCACAAATTACGAAAGATGCTGGGCAGGGGGCAATTGCATCGAAGATTGAATTGGCAGGAAAAATATTAATCCTCGCAATGGCAATACCCATTTTGACAGTCATAATTGAGACAGTATTAGAGATGTTACCAGTTTCTTAATTATGATGAAGTGATTGCGAGGTGTAATAACTTTGTTGACACAGAAGTTTGAGTTTTTTTTCCTACTAGTAATGATATTTATTATGTTTTCATGTCCAAATGTAGTACAAGCCACAACTGCACAACCCGTATTTCAGGAGCAATTGGAAACACTTGATGTAGATGATATGAGACAGTTCTGGGATGACATTGTTCATAAATATGGTGGTTTTCTTCCTGAAAGTCATAAAGGTAGCTTCTATGATTTTATAAAAAGCGGAACAGACTTTTCATTTCAAGCGTGGATAACTGGATTTTTAAGGTTTTTGTTTTATGAGCTCATTGCAAATGGAAAGCTGCTTGGAACTCTCATATTACTAACAGTGTTCAGTATGCTCCTTCAGTCACTTCAAAATGCCTTTGAGCAGAAATCTGTTAGTCATGTCGCATATGCACTCATATATATGGTGTTGATTGTAATTGCTCTTAATAGTTTCCATATAGCAATATCTTATACAAATGATGCTATTCAATCGATGATAAGTTTTATGATGGCTCTTATGCCTATGTTATTAGCACTAATGGCTTCTATAGGAGGAATAACGTCTGTCACTTTTTTTCATCCGTTGATTATTTTTCTAGTACATACAAGTGGCTTACTCATCCAATATGTAGTGTTACCATGTATTTTTTTATCTGCTTTATTAAGTATTATTAGCACGTTAACAGACCATTACAAGGTTACACAGTTAGCTCAGCTACTAAGGAATATTTCAATTGGGTTACTGGGCACATTTTTAACGATATTCCTCGGTGTCATTTCTGTTCAGGGGGCAACAGCTGCCATTACTGATGGGATAGCGGTTCGAACAGCAAAATTTATAACTGGAAATTTCGTACCTGTTGTAGGTAGGATGTTCACTGATGCAGCTGATACAGTATTAAGTGCATCACTTCTATTAAAAAATGCAGTTGGAATTGTTGGTGTTGCTGTATTGTTTTTAATCGCAGTCTTTCCAGCAATTAAGGTATTCGCTCTAGCTGTCATTTATAAAATTGCAGCAGCTATCTTACAGCCGTTAGGCGGAGGTCCTGTTATTACATGCCTAGATATAATTAGTAGAAGTGTGATCTATATTTTCGCTTCATTAGCAGTCGTGTCGTTTATGTTTTTTCTTTCTGTCACAATGATTATTGCCGCTGGAAATCTATCGTTAATGGTTCGTTAACATAGCAAAGGCGTGATGAGATTGGAATATATTGCAACATGGATAACCAATATTGTTCTATTTATTTTGTTGGCGATGGTCGTAGATATGTTATTGCCAAATTCAGCTATGCAAAACTATGCCAAGATGGTTATCGGACTTTTATTGATTTTATTAATTTTGACACCGATTTTAAGAATTTTTTCTGAAGATTTTGAAGAAATACTTAGAACAATGGAAATTGGAAATTCCGTACAGAGTGAACAATTAAAAAATCGGCTTGAACTGAAGAAAAAAGAAATACAAGCCAATCAACGAGCATACATTTTAGAAGAGACGGCTGTCCAAATGAAAGAAAATGTTCAAAAGGAGTTGGTGGAACGATATGGGTATTCAATTACAAACATTAATCTGAAATTAGAAAATGATGTAGGAGAAAATTGGACAACTGTTGATCTGCAATCATTACAAGTATCAATTAGCCAGCTTTCAGATGAAAAAGAAAATGTAGAATCGATTGACACTGTTGAGCCTATTCAAATTGACGTCTCAGAAATAAAAGCAGACCAAGAAGAAGTTAAAAGCAATAGTGGAGATTATAATGAATTACGAGCATTTCTAGCCTTGAAATGGGGCGTAGATGAAAATAAGATTTCAATCATAGAAAATTAGTGGAAGTTACATTGTAAGGGGGTGAAACAACTAAGTGAGTGAACGAAAAGGGATATTTATGAGAATAAAGTCACTCATCTATAGAGGTGATAATGATTCTAGTCCCAAAAATATGAGGGGTTACTTACTTATCGCGATTTTAATTGGTGTTTCGATGATGTTACTTAGTCAGTTTTTTCAAGATGATGTTGAAGAAGGACCTTCAACTGTTTTTCAAACGGATGGATCAAAGGAACAAGCAACGGGCTTAATAAAAGGAGAACAACATGATGGTGATAATCTAATGGCTCGTTATGAACAGGAGTATGAGAAACAATTAAAAGATTCATTAGAAGACATCTCGGGAGTCAGCAATGTTACAGTTATGATTAATCTTGACTCAACAGAGACAAAAGTAGTAGAAAAAAACACAAATACGCAAATGCAAAAGACTGACGAAACAGATCAACAAGGTGGTAAGCGTAAAGTAGAAGATAATTCAACGGATGAACAGGTTGTAATCGTTCGTTTAGGTGATCGAGAGCAACCGATTATTATACAAACAAAGAAACCTGAGGTACGGGGTGTATTAGTTGTTGCAGATGGTGTTGAGAATGCTCAAATCAAACAATGGGTGGTAGAAGCTGTTACTCGTGTCTTACACGTACCGAGCCATCGAGTATCAGTCATGCCGAAAGATTCGAAAGGGGAGTAATCATTTTGTTGAAGAAACAAACGGTTTGGTTGTTAACAATGTTGAGTTTGGTCGTAGTCCTTGGTGTGTATTATGTTACTGCACCACAGCCTGCTAATGAGGAATTTGCAGCAATGCAAGAGCAAAGTAATGAGATTGAACAACAAATGGATATGGAACAAGAGGGAAGTGAGTCAGTAGCATTAGAAGGTGAGTCTTCAGAAAATAGTGGGATTGAGACTGTTGTAGAAGAACTTGGTCAAGAAATGGTTACTTCTGATTTAACTACTGATGAATTTTTTATAAATTTACGAATGACAATAAATGATGAGAGAAACAAAATAAAGGAACAATTAAATACTGTTGCTGCTTCGGCAAATGTTTCGAGTGAAGAAAAAAGTAAAGCGCTAGATGAAATAAATTATTTAACGAAGTTATCAGCGAAGGAAGAAATTCTTGAAACGATGATTAAAGCAGATGAACGTTTTAGTGATGTTGTTGTTAAGACGGATGAAGATAAAGTAAGAGTGATTGTTCGAGCACAAGAACCATCCGAATCTGCAGCGAATGAATTAATGCACCTTGTTCGTGATGAGCTTGGTTTAACAAGGGTTGCAGTAGAATTTCAAGCAATAAATTAATTATGAAAAATAAGAAGTTTAACTTAGTTAAACTTCTTATTTTTTTAGCATTTTGAAAGAATGACAAGTTAATAAAGCATAAAATCTCAAATGAAAATTTAAAATTCTAAAAATAATCAAAAAAGACTTTTATTTGAATGCGTTTTCATGTAGCATTTGTGTATGAGAGACTATTGAGTATAGATGATAGAGTTCCTCATCTTTCAATTGTTTGTCATATAATTTGAGTAGGATTGTGAGTTATCCAAAACCTACAGTAGTTCTGTATATGTACTTTTTTAAAATAATAAAGGTATATCATACAGGCACATTTTTTTATTTTTTTTGTTGAGCGATCGCTCGATTTCAATGGTAATGTTGATTACAATAGCTTGCTATCGTATAGTAAATGAAGGCTACAGTTCTTCTTTAATGTATGCCCTAGGAAATTAAGTGTTTGCTGTTCATTTGGTAACATTTAATGAGTTATGTAAGTTGGATTAAGAGAGCTATGAATTACATAATCATAAATTTAAGTCAAAGGAGACGACAAACGTGTTGAAAATTCAAGAAATTCGTGAGCTAATTAAATTGTTAGACAAATCTAGTATTGATGAGTTGATGTATGAAGAGAAAGGTGCAAAAATTAAGTTAAAGAAAAATCAAGGTGTTGTGAAAAATGTTGTAGCGGTAGAATCTGTTGAGGAAGCTAATGTACCAGCATCACAACCTCCAGTAGCACCAGTGGTTGAGCCAGTAAAAGAAGTTGCACAAGTTCAAGAACAGAAGGAAGAAGCTCCAACAGTAAGCGTGGCTGATGAAAACTTACATAAAATTGAATCACCGATGGTAGGTACTTTTTATGAATCGCCAAACCCTGAGTCTGATGTATATGTAAAAGTAGGAGATAAAGTTTCAACTAATAGTATCGTTTGTATTGTTGAAGCGATGAAACTCTTTAATGAAATTGAAGCAGAGGTCGACGGAGAAATTGTTGAAGTACTTGTTGAAAATGGACAACTTGTTGAGTATGGACAACCATTGTTCCTCGTAAAGACAAAATAGGAGGCGTTTGTTGTGATTAAAAAAGTTCTAATCGCAAACAGAGGAGAAATCGCCGTTCGAGTTATCCGCGCTTGTAAGGAACTTGATATCCAAACGGTTGCGGTATATTCCGAAGGGGATAAAGAGGCATTGCACGTACAAATGGCAGATGAAGCCTATTGTATTGGTCCTGTAGCATCAAAGGACAGTTATTTAAATAAAACGAATTTAATCACGGTTGCGACCTTAACTGAATCAAATGCAATTCATCCTGGATATGGCTTTTTATCAGAAAACGCTGATTTCGCTGAGCTATGTCGTGATAGTGGAATTACGTTTATCGGTCCTAGTCCAGAAGCGATTACTCAGATGGGAACGAAGGATGTAGCTCGTGAGACAATGCGTGAAGCAGGTGTCCCGATCGTTCCAGGATCAAAAGGAATCGTTGAAACAACAGATGATGCGGTAGCACTGGCAAATGAAATTGGTTATCCAGTGATAATCAAAGCAACTGCTGGTGGTGGCGGAAAAGGGATTCGAGTTGCATATAACGAAGATGAGTTAATTAATGGTATTAATATGACTCAACGTGAAGCAGAAACGGCATTCGGTAACCCAGGTGTATATATGGAGAAGTTTATTGAAGATTTTCGTCACGTAGAGATTCAAATTCTAGCTGATAACTATGGAAACGTAATTCACTTAGGTGAACGCGATTGTACCATTCAACGACGCATGCAGAAATTACTAGAGGAAACACCTTCACCATCATTGACTGAGGAACTTCGTCAAGAGATGGGTCAAGCCGCTGTTCGTGCTGCCGAAGCAGTTAATTATTCTGGAGCTGGTACAGTCGAATTTATATTTGACTATGTAAATTCTAAGTTTTATTTCATGGAAATGAACACGAGGATTCAAGTTGAACACCCTGTAACAGAAATGGTGACAGGAGTAGATTTAATAAAAGAACAAATTCTTGTTGCATCTGGTGAGAAGTTATCTATTTCTCAAGAAGATGTTACTTTTAACGGTTGGGCAATTGAATGTCGTATTAATGCAGAGAATCCAGACAAAAACTTTATGCCTTCCCCAGGAGAAGTGAAAATGTATTTAACACCAGGTGGTTATGGAATACGTGTTGACTCTGCAGTATATCCTAATTATAAAATCCCACCTTTTTATGATTCAATGGTCGCAAAACTAATCTCATATGGTTCAACTCGTGAAGAAGCAATCTCACGTATGAAAAGGGCGCTAAGTGAATTTGTTATTGAAGGTATTAACACGACGATTCCTTTCCACCAACGTTTGCTTGAACACGAAAAATTTGTCGAAGGTAATTTCAATACGAAATTTTTAGAGATCTACGATTTGACAAACAAAAAATAAGAGAGGTGCGATACTATTGAGTGAGAATAATATTTTAGAAATGACAAATGCATCTTCTAACTTTGGAAAAGTTGAGATTGCTCCAGAAGTCATTGAAATAATAGCGGGTATTGCTGCATCTGAGGTTGACGGTGTATCACAACTGCAAGGTAATTTTGCAAGTGGTGTTGTCGAACGCCTAGGGAAAAAGCAACATGGAAAAGGTATAAAAGTAGAATTAACAGAAGATGGAATCGTTGTTGATGTGCATGTTTTTATGAATTTTGGTATATCAATTCCAGATATCGCAAAACAAATCCAAGAAAATATCCGCGAAACATTATTTACAATGACTGGACTTGACATTAGTGAGATTAACATTCATGTTGTCGGAGTAAATTTCGAATCTACTACTGAACCAGAAGTAGAATAAAGTAGAACTAGCATCTGTAAATAAGTTATTTTGCCGATATTAAATAAATATGTTTTATGAAAAAGCTGAAGATGGATAGCCATCTTCAGCTTTTTTAAGTAGAAAAGTTTGATGATTTACATGATAAATTACAATATTAATTAGTTTTTGTAATTTTCAAGCTATCACATTTTAATAGCAAAGGTGTACTCGTAAATCAATTTTGTGCTATTATCATGTTATGTCTTGGGGGATTGTTCGTAATAATAGCAGTATAGCTAATAGTAACTAAACTGTTACTTTTAAACTTTTTGAACATCTTCTTGAAGTATGAACTTGATGAAAGGAAGAAAACAATGAAACGGAGAACAGCGAGAGAGAAAGCACTACAAGCGTTATTTCAAGTAGAGGTCAGTCAAATAGACCCAAAAGAAGCGCTTGAGCATGTGCTTGAAGATAAAAAGTCAGATGATTTTCTGGAAGAGCTACTTTTTGGAACAATTGAACATAAAGAAGATATCGATTCTTTCATTTCCTTAAATTTAGAAAACTGGAAACTTGAACGCTTAGGAAATGTGGATCGCGTCATCCTTAGCTTAGCAGCATTCGAATTGAAATATATGGAAGATATTCCGTCTAATGTATCAATTGATGAAGCAATTGAGCTTGCAAAAATGTTTGGAGATGATGATTCGAGTAAGTTCATTAATGCAGTTCTTTCGAAAATGAAAAAGCAAATTTCATGATCGAATGAGTGAACCCTGTGAGAGAATAAGGGGGTTAAAATGTGTCAACAAAACCATTTTTAACAGTTACGGCGCTTACAAAATATATTAAGCGACGGTTTGATGATGATTCACATTTGCAGGAAGTGTGGATTAAGGGAGAAATTTCCAACTTCAAATTACATAGTCGTGGGCATATGTATTTTACTTTGAAAGATGAGAATGCGCGCATTCAAAGTGTTATGTTTGCTGGGGCTAATCGATTTATGAAATTTAAACCAGAGAATGGTATGAAAGTGCTTGTTCGTGGTGAAGTATCTGTTTATGAGGCGTATGGACAATATCAATTATACGCTAAGGAAATGCAACCCGATGGAATTGGGAACCTATATTTAGCATTTGAAGAATTGAAGAAAAAACTTGAATTACAAGGATTTTTTTCCAATGAATATAAGCAGCCACTTCCATCTGTTCCAAGTCGTATCGGAGTGATCACGTCACCAACAGGTGCTGCAATTCGTGATATTTTAACAACATTGAATCGACGTTTTCCTATTGCTCATGTGACAATTATTCCAGTACTTGTTCAAGGAGAAAACGCAGCTGCATCTATTGCAAAAGGGATTGAACAGGCGAACGAAATTGGTAAGTTTGATCTTCTAATAACAGGACGTGGTGGTGGTTCATTAGAGGACTTATGGCCATTTAATGAGGAGATAGTTGCACGAGCTATTTTTCACTCTAACATACCGATCATTTCAGCAGTTGGTCATGAGACGGATGTAACGATTGCAGATTTTGTGGCCGACATGCGAGCTGCTACACCAACAGCAGCTGCAGAATTGGCTGTGCCACATATAGAGGAATTAATTGAACGGTTAAAACAACACAAGGTACGGCTTATTAGATCGTTGCGGGACCAGACTACTTATGACCAAGAACGATTAAGACGTTTACAAAAATCATATGCATTTCGTTATCCTGAAAAGCTACTTGTTCAAAAGGAACAAGAGTTAGACCGACTATTTGAAAGCCTTCAAAAACAAGCGACACACTTAGTTCATTACAAACAAGAACGGTTAACACATTTGAGGAAACGTTTGAAGCAACAACACCCATTTGAACAGCTTCAGCAAGCAATAACTCGTAAAGAGCAGACGACTCGAAATCTTGACCGAGCTTTTACTGAAATAAAGAAGGGTAAGGAGTTCGCTCTACAAACGTACCTTTCAAAGCTTGGGATGCTCAGTCCACTAAAAGTAATGGAGAGAGGGTATAGCCTCGTTTATAATGAAAGGGACAAATTAATAAAGTCTGTAGAAGATGTGAAGCTTGGTGATCGCGTGCAAGTTCAAGTAAAGGATGGACAGTTGGATTGTCAAGTATGGGGATTAGAGGAGCGTGAGCAATGATGGATGAAGAAAAATTAACATTTGAGCAAGCAATGGAACAACTTGAAGAAATTGTTGAGAAGTTAGAAGAAGGGGATGTTCCTCTAGAAAAAGCAATCACCTATTTTCAAGAAGGTATGAACATTTCAAAGTTATGTCATGACAAGTTGCAAAAGGTCGAAAAGCAAATGACCGAAATTCTACAAGAAGACGGTGAGCTTCGCCCATTTGAGATTGAGGAGGAACAAGAGTGACTCGCTCAACACTCCAAAATTATTTAATTGAAGAGAAAAAGCAAATTGATGAGTATATGAAGAAGTCAGTTGAGCATTTAACAACTCCTAAAGTGTTAAGAGATGCGATGGTGTATTCATTGGAGGCTGGAGGTAAGCGTCTACGTCCTATCCTTTTACTTGAAACGTTACGTTCCTTTGGTGGGGAATGGCAATTAGGAATGGATACTGCTTGTGCTATTGAGTTTATACATACATATTCTTTAATTCATGATGACTTACCGAGTATGGATGACGATGACCTTCGAAGAGGAAAGCCAACCAATCATAAGGTTTTTGGTGAAGCAAATGCGATTTTGGCGGGAGATGCACTTTTAACTTACAGTTTTCAACTTATAGCAGGTTCAACTTATCCTAATTTTTCACCGAATAAAAAGCTATCGATTATGAATGAGTTGGCCCAATCTGCTGGAGCGGAAGGCATGGTCGGTGGTCAAGTAGCAGATATTGAAGCTGAGGGCACATCGATTGACCTTGAGCAATTACAGTTCATTCATGATCATAAAACGGGTAAATTACTTCAATTTTGTGTAAGAGCTGGTGCTATTTTAGGGGACGCAACTGAAAAGCAATTAAGCAGTTTAACTCAATTTGCTACACATTTAGGTATCGCATTCCAAATTCGAGATGACATACTGGATATTGAAGGTGATGAAGCAAAAATAGGTAAACCAGTCGGTAGTGATACAACTTTGCAAAAAAGTACATATCCGAAACTTCTCACATTAGAAGGTGCGAAGCAGAAATGTGAAGAACATT from Bacillus solimangrovi encodes:
- the spoIIIAA gene encoding stage III sporulation protein AA; its protein translation is MEEAVMLLSESLQRQVNMLSITERNQIEEIRIRIHRPLEVVINGKPYYPDIQTVVQYEEVNRFLNKVSKYSLYTLEEELRRGFITIKGGHRVGIAGKVITEGGVVKAVRDVTSFNIRIAREKIGVASRLIPYLYDGRWKNTLLIGPPKSGKTTILRDLARLISTGDDRNRIKALNVGIVDERSEIAGCVNGVPQHTFGIRLDVLDGCPKAEGMMMMIRSMSPQVLIVDEIGRHEDVEAILDAMHTGIHIIVTAHGFDINDVKSRPNFEALFSNGVFDRYIELSARNGAGTIETVRNKNEQVCKRVLEVTT
- the spoIIIAE gene encoding stage III sporulation protein AE, whose amino-acid sequence is MTQKFEFFFLLVMIFIMFSCPNVVQATTAQPVFQEQLETLDVDDMRQFWDDIVHKYGGFLPESHKGSFYDFIKSGTDFSFQAWITGFLRFLFYELIANGKLLGTLILLTVFSMLLQSLQNAFEQKSVSHVAYALIYMVLIVIALNSFHIAISYTNDAIQSMISFMMALMPMLLALMASIGGITSVTFFHPLIIFLVHTSGLLIQYVVLPCIFLSALLSIISTLTDHYKVTQLAQLLRNISIGLLGTFLTIFLGVISVQGATAAITDGIAVRTAKFITGNFVPVVGRMFTDAADTVLSASLLLKNAVGIVGVAVLFLIAVFPAIKVFALAVIYKIAAAILQPLGGGPVITCLDIISRSVIYIFASLAVVSFMFFLSVTMIIAAGNLSLMVR
- the efp gene encoding elongation factor P; translated protein: MISVNDFRTGLTIEVDGGIWQVIEFQHVKPGKGAAFVRSKLRNLRTGAIQEKTFRAGEKVGKAHIENRKMQYLYANGDMHAFMDNETYEQIELPSSRLQEELKFIKENMEVNILSYESEVIGVDLPNSVELVVTETEPGVKGDTAQGATKPATLETGHTVMVPLFINKGETLVINTTDGKYVSRA
- a CDS encoding YwbE family protein: MEQDGRNRNNIVPGKEVDIVLKKDQKTGKLTRGIVKDLLTNSAFHPHGIKVRLQDGQVGRVKSIILE
- a CDS encoding YqhV family protein gives rise to the protein MDKFFETTIIMMASLRFLSSFIEFGAACLFLYFNDVKKALVINTLLAGVGPVILLLTMMVGLYAIADQFSLQKLSLIFLGIGCILWAVIK
- the spoIIIAD gene encoding stage III sporulation protein AD, producing MEIIQIVGIGLVATFLALILKEQKASFASLLVVFVSVAIFLFLIEKVYEIIHMLETLAISANINMIYVETILKIIGIAYIAEFGAQITKDAGQGAIASKIELAGKILILAMAIPILTVIIETVLEMLPVS
- the spoIIIAF gene encoding stage III sporulation protein AF, with product MEYIATWITNIVLFILLAMVVDMLLPNSAMQNYAKMVIGLLLILLILTPILRIFSEDFEEILRTMEIGNSVQSEQLKNRLELKKKEIQANQRAYILEETAVQMKENVQKELVERYGYSITNINLKLENDVGENWTTVDLQSLQVSISQLSDEKENVESIDTVEPIQIDVSEIKADQEEVKSNSGDYNELRAFLALKWGVDENKISIIEN
- the spoIIIAB gene encoding stage III sporulation protein SpoIIIAB: MIKIIGALTILLCSTWVGFETARRLSERPRQLRQLKAALQALEAEIMFGHLPVAEACIRIANQTPKPFKWFFDRFAKRLQEEETASLQEVWIYSLKEVWRMTALTDSEFEILRQFGETLGKHDKLSQKKHIQLALVHLEREEEEARVRQQKYEKMVKSLCFLMGLLLVILLM
- the spoIIIAC gene encoding stage III sporulation protein AC; translated protein: MAIDVNIIFQIAGIGIVVAMIHTVLKTMGKGDWADWVTLIGFVVVLYMVATIVDDLFQKIKGVFLFQG
- a CDS encoding SpoIIIAH-like family protein, encoding MLKKQTVWLLTMLSLVVVLGVYYVTAPQPANEEFAAMQEQSNEIEQQMDMEQEGSESVALEGESSENSGIETVVEELGQEMVTSDLTTDEFFINLRMTINDERNKIKEQLNTVAASANVSSEEKSKALDEINYLTKLSAKEEILETMIKADERFSDVVVKTDEDKVRVIVRAQEPSESAANELMHLVRDELGLTRVAVEFQAIN
- the spoIIIAG gene encoding stage III sporulation protein AG; the encoded protein is MSERKGIFMRIKSLIYRGDNDSSPKNMRGYLLIAILIGVSMMLLSQFFQDDVEEGPSTVFQTDGSKEQATGLIKGEQHDGDNLMARYEQEYEKQLKDSLEDISGVSNVTVMINLDSTETKVVEKNTNTQMQKTDETDQQGGKRKVEDNSTDEQVVIVRLGDREQPIIIQTKKPEVRGVLVVADGVENAQIKQWVVEAVTRVLHVPSHRVSVMPKDSKGE